In Osmia bicornis bicornis chromosome 10, iOsmBic2.1, whole genome shotgun sequence, one genomic interval encodes:
- the LOC114874263 gene encoding Usher syndrome type-1G protein homolog isoform X1, with product MTSERFHKAARDGVLDILKEATKKDCNARDDGGMTPTLWAAFEGHIDALRLLVARGGDPDKTDYFGNTALHLAAARGHEYCVRFLVKFGCNIWSLDIDRHSARDLAAINGREMTLQFLDFVQADQELNNRKKSRILREKAEKDAEKRLKEYMKKQKTAEIRAEKEQKKLSKDRTKLDPTMANEVGILPQKSSILTFKGRLKPSPTFSDIVGTTAKKHGSAVCRKALAKKVVDDFKVVEVEVNGKKSIRSLTGLRRDSEIIYVGTYETQAQQIGRRGRISDVWGTLNKAQSTPDLLGDRIFDDDDEQNDNREEINGIRETFLQEPASIFNRPGFGSVAFRRAITTTFDNMPVSQIEAHEQNGNSCVNGSVNGSVNGYRTSSNGHNEEISIGSAGSLARRQSLWEDDLLSESCVKMITEEETDEEWTPLQRFLVANNLSSIHPILESEQIDLEALMLLTEADLAALKLPLGPKRKLMNAIANRKRALDAPENVIKDSKL from the exons ATGACGTCCGAGCGGTTTCACAA AGCTGCACGCGATGGCGTCTTGGACATCCTGAAAGAAGCAACAAAAAAGGATTGTAACGCACGAGATGATGGAGGAATGACCCCCACATTATGGGCAGCCTTTGAAGGTCATATAGATGCTCTGAGACTGCTGGTCGCCAGAGG GGGAGACCCCGACAAAACCGATTATTTCGGTAACACAGCCCTACACCTAGCAGCGGCAAGGGGTCACGAATATTGTGTCCGGTTTCTCGTTAAATTCGGCTGTAATATTTGGTCTCTAGACATCGATAGACATTCGGCTAGAGATTTAGCAGCTATAAACGGAAGAGAGATGACACTCCAATTTTTAGATTTCGTTCAGGCCGACCAAGAGCTGAACAATCGTAAAAAAAGTCGAATACTTCGGGAGAAGGCTGAGAAAGATGCTGAGAAAAG aTTGAAAGAATATATGAAGAAACAAAAGACCGCAGAAATTAGAGCGGAGAAGGAACAAAAGAAGCTGTCAAAGGATCGCACGAAATTGGACCCAACTATGGCAAACGAAGTCGGTATTCTACCTCAGAAATCAAGTATATTAACCTTCAAGGGTCGATTAAAACCTTCGCCAACGTTTAGCGATATTGTCGGTACCACAGCGAAAAAACACGGCAGCGCAGTCTGTAGAAAAGCTTTAGCGAAAAAGGTCGTGGATGACTTCAAGGTTGTAGAG GTAGAGGTGAATGGAAAGAAATCAATCCGTAGCCTGACTGGTCTTCGCAGAGACTCAGAAATAATCTATGTAGGAACGTACGAAACTCAAGCACAACAAATAGGAAGGAGAGGAAGAATCTCAGACGTTTGGGGTACTCTCAACAAAGCACAAAGTACACCTGATCTTTTGGGCGACCGTATTTTTGACGACGATGACGAGCAAAATGATAACAGAGAAGAGATAAACGGTATAAGGGAGACATTCTTGCAAGAACCTGCAAGTATTTTCAATAGACCCGGTTTTGGATCAGTAGCTTTTCGAAGAGCG ATAACAACTACCTTCGACAATATGCCGGTCTCGCAAATAGAGGCACATGAACAAAACGGTAACTCTTGCGTGAATGGCTCTGTAAATGGATCTGTAAATGGTTATAGAACCAGCTCGAATGGGCACAACGAGGAAATCAGTATAGGAAGCGCAGGTAGCTTAGCTCGTAGGCAAAGTTTATGGGAAGATGACTTGCTTTCAG aatcgtgcgtaaaaatgattacagaagaagaaacagaCGAGGAGTGGACACCATTGCAAAGATTCTTAGTTGCCAACAATCTTTCGTCGATACATCCAATTTTAGAATCGGAACAAATTGATCTGGAAGCTTTAATGTTGCTCACTGAAGCTGACCTCGCGGCTCTCAAGCTTCCGCTTGGGCCCAAAAGGAAATTAATGAATGCAATAGCGAACCGAAAAAGAGCATTAGATGCTCCTGAAAACGTTATCAAAGATAGTAAGCTGTAA
- the LOC114874263 gene encoding Usher syndrome type-1G protein homolog isoform X2, which yields MTSERFHKAARDGVLDILKEATKKDCNARDDGGMTPTLWAAFEGHIDALRLLVARGGDPDKTDYFGNTALHLAAARGHEYCVRFLVKFGCNIWSLDIDRHSARDLAAINGREMTLQFLDFVQADQELNNRKKSRILREKAEKDAEKRLKEYMKKQKTAEIRAEKEQKKLSKDRTKLDPTMANEVGILPQKSSILTFKGRLKPSPTFSDIVGTTAKKHGSAVCRKALAKKVVDDFKVEVNGKKSIRSLTGLRRDSEIIYVGTYETQAQQIGRRGRISDVWGTLNKAQSTPDLLGDRIFDDDDEQNDNREEINGIRETFLQEPASIFNRPGFGSVAFRRAITTTFDNMPVSQIEAHEQNGNSCVNGSVNGSVNGYRTSSNGHNEEISIGSAGSLARRQSLWEDDLLSESCVKMITEEETDEEWTPLQRFLVANNLSSIHPILESEQIDLEALMLLTEADLAALKLPLGPKRKLMNAIANRKRALDAPENVIKDSKL from the exons ATGACGTCCGAGCGGTTTCACAA AGCTGCACGCGATGGCGTCTTGGACATCCTGAAAGAAGCAACAAAAAAGGATTGTAACGCACGAGATGATGGAGGAATGACCCCCACATTATGGGCAGCCTTTGAAGGTCATATAGATGCTCTGAGACTGCTGGTCGCCAGAGG GGGAGACCCCGACAAAACCGATTATTTCGGTAACACAGCCCTACACCTAGCAGCGGCAAGGGGTCACGAATATTGTGTCCGGTTTCTCGTTAAATTCGGCTGTAATATTTGGTCTCTAGACATCGATAGACATTCGGCTAGAGATTTAGCAGCTATAAACGGAAGAGAGATGACACTCCAATTTTTAGATTTCGTTCAGGCCGACCAAGAGCTGAACAATCGTAAAAAAAGTCGAATACTTCGGGAGAAGGCTGAGAAAGATGCTGAGAAAAG aTTGAAAGAATATATGAAGAAACAAAAGACCGCAGAAATTAGAGCGGAGAAGGAACAAAAGAAGCTGTCAAAGGATCGCACGAAATTGGACCCAACTATGGCAAACGAAGTCGGTATTCTACCTCAGAAATCAAGTATATTAACCTTCAAGGGTCGATTAAAACCTTCGCCAACGTTTAGCGATATTGTCGGTACCACAGCGAAAAAACACGGCAGCGCAGTCTGTAGAAAAGCTTTAGCGAAAAAGGTCGTGGATGACTTCAAG GTAGAGGTGAATGGAAAGAAATCAATCCGTAGCCTGACTGGTCTTCGCAGAGACTCAGAAATAATCTATGTAGGAACGTACGAAACTCAAGCACAACAAATAGGAAGGAGAGGAAGAATCTCAGACGTTTGGGGTACTCTCAACAAAGCACAAAGTACACCTGATCTTTTGGGCGACCGTATTTTTGACGACGATGACGAGCAAAATGATAACAGAGAAGAGATAAACGGTATAAGGGAGACATTCTTGCAAGAACCTGCAAGTATTTTCAATAGACCCGGTTTTGGATCAGTAGCTTTTCGAAGAGCG ATAACAACTACCTTCGACAATATGCCGGTCTCGCAAATAGAGGCACATGAACAAAACGGTAACTCTTGCGTGAATGGCTCTGTAAATGGATCTGTAAATGGTTATAGAACCAGCTCGAATGGGCACAACGAGGAAATCAGTATAGGAAGCGCAGGTAGCTTAGCTCGTAGGCAAAGTTTATGGGAAGATGACTTGCTTTCAG aatcgtgcgtaaaaatgattacagaagaagaaacagaCGAGGAGTGGACACCATTGCAAAGATTCTTAGTTGCCAACAATCTTTCGTCGATACATCCAATTTTAGAATCGGAACAAATTGATCTGGAAGCTTTAATGTTGCTCACTGAAGCTGACCTCGCGGCTCTCAAGCTTCCGCTTGGGCCCAAAAGGAAATTAATGAATGCAATAGCGAACCGAAAAAGAGCATTAGATGCTCCTGAAAACGTTATCAAAGATAGTAAGCTGTAA
- the LOC114874263 gene encoding Usher syndrome type-1G protein homolog isoform X3 — protein sequence MTSERFHKAARDGVLDILKEATKKDCNARDDGGMTPTLWAAFEGHIDALRLLVARGGDPDKTDYFGNTALHLAAARGHEYCVRFLVKFGCNIWSLDIDRHSARDLAAINGREMTLQFLDFVQADQELNNRKKSRILREKAEKDAEKRLKEYMKKQKTAEIRAEKEQKKLSKDRTKLDPTMANEVGILPQKSSILTFKGRLKPSPTFSDIVGTTAKKHGSAVCRKALAKKVVDDFKVVEVEVNGKKSIRSLTGLRRDSEIIYVGTYETQAQQIGRRGRISDVWGTLNKAQSTPDLLGDRIFDDDDEQNDNREEINGIRETFLQEPASIFNRPGFGSVAFRRAITTTFDNMPVSQIEAHEQNGNSCVNGSVNGSVNGYRTSSNGHNEEISIGSAGSLARRQSLWEDDLLSEEETDEEWTPLQRFLVANNLSSIHPILESEQIDLEALMLLTEADLAALKLPLGPKRKLMNAIANRKRALDAPENVIKDSKL from the exons ATGACGTCCGAGCGGTTTCACAA AGCTGCACGCGATGGCGTCTTGGACATCCTGAAAGAAGCAACAAAAAAGGATTGTAACGCACGAGATGATGGAGGAATGACCCCCACATTATGGGCAGCCTTTGAAGGTCATATAGATGCTCTGAGACTGCTGGTCGCCAGAGG GGGAGACCCCGACAAAACCGATTATTTCGGTAACACAGCCCTACACCTAGCAGCGGCAAGGGGTCACGAATATTGTGTCCGGTTTCTCGTTAAATTCGGCTGTAATATTTGGTCTCTAGACATCGATAGACATTCGGCTAGAGATTTAGCAGCTATAAACGGAAGAGAGATGACACTCCAATTTTTAGATTTCGTTCAGGCCGACCAAGAGCTGAACAATCGTAAAAAAAGTCGAATACTTCGGGAGAAGGCTGAGAAAGATGCTGAGAAAAG aTTGAAAGAATATATGAAGAAACAAAAGACCGCAGAAATTAGAGCGGAGAAGGAACAAAAGAAGCTGTCAAAGGATCGCACGAAATTGGACCCAACTATGGCAAACGAAGTCGGTATTCTACCTCAGAAATCAAGTATATTAACCTTCAAGGGTCGATTAAAACCTTCGCCAACGTTTAGCGATATTGTCGGTACCACAGCGAAAAAACACGGCAGCGCAGTCTGTAGAAAAGCTTTAGCGAAAAAGGTCGTGGATGACTTCAAGGTTGTAGAG GTAGAGGTGAATGGAAAGAAATCAATCCGTAGCCTGACTGGTCTTCGCAGAGACTCAGAAATAATCTATGTAGGAACGTACGAAACTCAAGCACAACAAATAGGAAGGAGAGGAAGAATCTCAGACGTTTGGGGTACTCTCAACAAAGCACAAAGTACACCTGATCTTTTGGGCGACCGTATTTTTGACGACGATGACGAGCAAAATGATAACAGAGAAGAGATAAACGGTATAAGGGAGACATTCTTGCAAGAACCTGCAAGTATTTTCAATAGACCCGGTTTTGGATCAGTAGCTTTTCGAAGAGCG ATAACAACTACCTTCGACAATATGCCGGTCTCGCAAATAGAGGCACATGAACAAAACGGTAACTCTTGCGTGAATGGCTCTGTAAATGGATCTGTAAATGGTTATAGAACCAGCTCGAATGGGCACAACGAGGAAATCAGTATAGGAAGCGCAGGTAGCTTAGCTCGTAGGCAAAGTTTATGGGAAGATGACTTGCTTTCAG aagaagaaacagaCGAGGAGTGGACACCATTGCAAAGATTCTTAGTTGCCAACAATCTTTCGTCGATACATCCAATTTTAGAATCGGAACAAATTGATCTGGAAGCTTTAATGTTGCTCACTGAAGCTGACCTCGCGGCTCTCAAGCTTCCGCTTGGGCCCAAAAGGAAATTAATGAATGCAATAGCGAACCGAAAAAGAGCATTAGATGCTCCTGAAAACGTTATCAAAGATAGTAAGCTGTAA